A genomic segment from Truepera sp. encodes:
- a CDS encoding cobalamin B12-binding domain-containing protein, protein MDRPIRVLIAKPGLDGHDRGAKVIARALRDGGMEVIYTGLRQTSEMIVNAAIQEDVDAVGLSVLSGAHMHYFREVAAALEAKDASDVLLFGGGIVPDQDLPALAELGVGRIFTPGASTNDVVDYVRAEVGRRRGAAASP, encoded by the coding sequence ATGGACAGGCCCATCCGCGTCCTCATAGCCAAGCCCGGCCTGGACGGCCACGACCGCGGCGCGAAGGTCATCGCGCGCGCCCTCCGGGACGGTGGCATGGAGGTCATCTACACGGGGCTCAGGCAGACGTCGGAGATGATCGTCAACGCCGCTATCCAAGAAGACGTCGATGCCGTCGGCCTCTCGGTGCTCTCGGGCGCCCACATGCATTACTTCCGCGAGGTGGCGGCGGCGCTCGAGGCAAAGGACGCCTCCGACGTGCTCCTCTTCGGCGGCGGCATCGTTCCTGATCAGGACTTGCCGGCCCTAGCCGAACTCGGCGTCGGCCGCATCTTCACACCGGGCGCCAGCACGAATGACGTGGTGGACTACGTTCGTGCCGAGGTCGGGCGGCGTCGGGGCGCCGCAGCCTCCCCCTGA